In one window of Zingiber officinale cultivar Zhangliang chromosome 11A, Zo_v1.1, whole genome shotgun sequence DNA:
- the LOC122031559 gene encoding uncharacterized protein LOC122031559 yields the protein MAIKSQSLVDFVTEVQNPEPGATWKVYVDGSSTRQGSDIGILLISPQEGRMHLSVRLDYRATNNEAEYEALIAGLQAAWHWLLGAFEINNARLKLYAEEAFEKLKANFNEVCLQKLPQADNQATDELAKLVSSISPIVIQQPIEQFGIPRRLVSDNGRQFVGQHLREWCEGYGIQQHFTSVAYPQSNRQVEVANREILRILRVRLDHVGGSCVDELPGILWVDDLVWKKVTPIGDVSKLKAPWAEPFKIIKKLRSSAYYLEDEDGR from the exons ATGGCCATTAAATCCCAATCATTGGTAGACTTCGTCACTGAGGTACAAAACCCCGAGCCCGGAGCCACTTGGAAGGTGTATGTGGACGGGTCATCTACGCGGCAGGGAAGCGACATCGGCATTCTGTTAATTTCACCACAAGAAGGGCGTATGCATCtgtccgttcggctggattaCCGTGCAACTAACAAtgaggcggagtatgaggccctcatagctggtttGCAGGCCGCTTGGCAT TGGCTCTTGGGagccttcgagataaacaacgcaAGGCTGAAGCTGTACGCGGaggaggccttcgaaaagctcaaggccaacttcaaCGAAGTCTGTCTACAGAAACTTCCCCAAGCGGATAACCAAGCGACGGATGAATTGGCTAAACTcgtgagttcaatatcaccgatcGTCATCCAACAACCGATCGAGCAG TTCGGCATTCCACGTCGGCTcgtgtccgacaatgggcggcagttTGTCGGCCAGCATCTCcgagaatggtgcgaggggtacggCATTCAGCAGCACTTCACCTCCGTGGCCTACCCGCAAAGCAACAGACAAGTCGAAGTCGCTAATCGGGAGATCCTTCGGattcttcgagttcggctcgaccatgtCGGAGGCAGCTGTGTGGACGAGCTCCCAGGCATATTATGG GTCGacgacctagtatggaagaaggtgacgCCGATCGGCGACGTAAGCAAGTTGAAGGCTCCCTGGGCTGAGCCCTTCAAGATCATCAAGAAGCTCCGATCGAGCGCCTATTACCTTGAAGATGAAGATGGGCGATAG
- the LOC122032586 gene encoding pollen receptor-like kinase 2 translates to MEHMPDSLDDCYISNATTPSLSFNTQHSTFPKHSMHSTLLRSQLLLLLLLALGHVVAGEGQFNDLFIIFFVIFILVLMILLLSIHRFCWNLQEREKVKEKSIEVVEEGEAEFCRASDHARSSGESDQKDAVIVQEPGKITFTKGMGDFNLTDLFQGSAEGLGKGGFGSCYKTKLENDKTVVVKRLRDLGPVTMEEFMKYMRFLSSMEHPNLLPLLGYYYSATEKLMISNYASNGNLFYRIHGRSADRSPFTWASRLKVAYGVAQAMEFLHRKMNGAAVVPHGNLKTSNVLLGENDKPLICDYGLLPLVSPSLAVHRMVCYRSPDHQQNQMVLSKKTDVWSYGCLLLELMTGRISMNSKMGGIHGIHLCHWVNRAVREEWTAEVFDNEILKNTRESNGMIKLLKLALWCCEWSPEKRPDMGEVVAEVGIIMTGRLDAESDSSYIDSV, encoded by the exons ATGGAGCATATGCCAGATTCGTTGGATGATTGTTATATAAGCAATGCCACGACTCCATCTCTTTCTTTCAACACCCAACATTCCACCTTCCCAAAGCACTCAATGCACTCTACTCTCTTGCGTTCCCAActgctcctgctgctcctcttagcgCTCGGCCATGTCGTGGCCGGAGAGGGCCAGTTCAACGACCTGTTCATAATATTCTTCGTAATATTCATCCTCGTTCTGATGATTTTGCTCTTGAGTATCCACCGATTCTGCTGGAATCTACAAGAGCGTGAGAAAGTGAAGGAGAAGTCCatcgaagtggtggaggaaggggAAGCCGAGTTCTGCCGGGCTAGTGATCATGCAAGAAGCAGTGGCGAGAGTGACCAGAAGGACGCGGTGATAGTTCAGGAGCCAGGGAAGATAACGTTCACCAAAGGTATGGGCGATTTCAATCTCACCGATCTCTTTCAAGGGTCGGCAGAGGGGTTGGGAAAGGGAGGATTCGGAAGCTGCTACAAGACGAAGCTGGAGAACGACAAGACGGTGGTGGTGAAGAGACTAAGGGACCTTGGACCAGTAACCATGGAAGAGTTCATGAAGTATATGAGATTTCTATCTTCCATGGAGCATCCAAATCTACTACCTCTGCTTGGTTACTACTATTCCGCTACTGAGAAGCTGATGATCTCCAACTACGCGAGCAATGGCAACCTATTCTATCGCATCCACG GAAGAAGCGCCGACAGAAGTCCATTCACCTGGGCCTCGAGATTGAAAGTAGCATATGGAGTGGCCCAGGCAATGGAGTTCCTGCACAGGAAGATGAATGGGGCGGCCGTTGTTCCCCATGGAAACTTGAAGACATCAAACGTTCTTCTCGGTGAGAATGACAAGCCACTGATTTGTGACTATGGGCTTCTGCCTCTGGTGTCCCCGTCCCTTGCGGTACATAGGATGGTGTGCTACAGGTCGCCGGATCACCAGCAGAATCAAATGGTACTGTCGAAGAAGACGGACGTGTGGAGCTACGGTTGCCTCCTCCTCGAGCTGATGACCGGAAGAATCTCGATGAACTCTAAGATGGGCGGCATCCATGGCATCCATCTCTGCCATTGGGTTAACCGAGCAGTGCGCGAGGAGTGGACGGCGGAGGTGTTCGACAACGAGATCCTGAAGAATACGAGGGAGTCCAATGGAATGATCAAGTTGCTGAAGCTTGCTCTGTGGTGCTGCGAATGGTCGCCGGAGAAGAGGCCGGACATGGGAGAAGTTGTGGCTGAGGTTGGGATAATAATGACGGGCCGGTTGGATGCAGAGAGCGACTCGTCGTATATCGACTCGGTTTAA
- the LOC122031560 gene encoding type I inositol polyphosphate 5-phosphatase 5-like — translation MTKSRFLDDSARNDKKKKSILPSIFSRKGKTKRNSDGDLPRTEIVFGRRTNSRIEGLNLSILERHRRRAAVRRTEEYSIFVGTWNVGGRPPNNDLNLEDLLRVEGSSDIYVLGFQEIVPLNAGNVLVIEDNEPAAKWLALIGQALNNKTRYDNKEISKSSSGLFFQKPSLKVLSKNYRATGAALVKACNCKYEPGDAGGRMERKMSEYFIDDSGSDDEFGCYSTSSQLVWPEVRGTAGQADYCLIASKQMVGIFLSVWVRNELAQHIGHLRVDTVGRGIMGCLGNKGCVALSMSLHRTTFCFVCSHLTSGQKEGDELKRNADVADILKSAQFPKICKIPGSRKMPEKILDHDRVVWFGDLNYRIALRYEDAKTLLEDNNWDALLGRDQLKMEREAGKVFDGWKEGKIYFAPTYKYAQNSDAYSGETTKSKKKRRTPAWCDRILWHGNGIEQLQYRRGESRFSDHRPVCAVFRAQVEASSKGGGGGDALCRKGYSGVYSRMPLHDIIPRRHSFYEC, via the exons ATGACCAAGTCCAGATTCCTCGACGACTCTGCCAGGAATGATAAAAAGAAAAAA TCCATTTTACCAAGCATTTTCAGTAGAAAAGGGAAAACTAAGAGAAACTCCGACGGTGACCTCCCAAGAACAGAGATCGTCTTCG GCAGACGCACAAACTCGAGAATAGAAGGGCTCAACCTATCTATTTTAGAGAGGCACAGAAGGAGAGCTGCTGTTCGTCGAACTGAGGAGTACAGTATATTTGTGGGGACATGGAATGTAGGAGGAAGGCCCCCAAACAATGACCTCAACCTTGAAGACCTTCTCCGCGTAGAAGGATCCTCTGACATCTACGTTCTTGG GTTTCAGGAAATAGTTCCTTTGAATGCAGGGAACGTGTTGGTGATCGAGGACAACGAGCCCGCCGCCAAATGGCTGGCGCTCATCGGCCAGGCGCTCAATAACAAGACTAGATACGATAACAAGGAGATCTCAAAGTCGAGCAGTGGCCTCTTCTTCCAGAAGCCATCGCTGAAGGTCCTCAGCAAAAACTACCGCGCCACTGGCGCCGCACTCGTCAAGGCCTGCAACTGCAAGTACGAGCCCGGCGACGCAGGGGGGCGGATGGAGAGGAAGATGAGCGAGTACTTCATCGACGACTCGGGTTCTGACGACGAGTTCGGATGCTACTCGACGTCGTCCCAGTTGGTGTGGCCGGAAGTCCGAGGCACCGCCGGCCAAGCGGATTACTGCCTCATCGCGAGCAAGCAGATGGTGGGCATTTTCCTGTCGGTGTGGGTGAGGAACGAGCTGGCGCAGCACATCGGCCACCTCCGGGTCGACACCGTCGGCAGAGGAATCATGGGATGCCTCGGGAACAAG gGATGCGTCGCGCTGAGCATGTCGTTGCACCGAACGACCTTTTGCTTTGTGTGCAGCCACTTGACTTCCGGCCAGAAGGAGGGCGACGAGCTGAAGAGGAACGCCGACGTCGCCGACATCCTTAAGAGCGCGCAGTTCCCCAAAATTTGCAAGATCCCCGGAAGTCGAAAAATGCCCGAGAAAATCCTCGATCATGA TCGCGTCGTATGGTTTGGTGACTTGAACTACCGGATTGCACTGCGCTACGAGGACGCAAAAACACTGCTCGAGGATAATAATTGGGATGCTCTGCTAGGAAGGGATCAG CTGAAGATGGAGAGAGAAGCAGGAAAGGTGTTTGATGGATGGAAGGAGGGCAAGATCTACTTCGCTCCTACTTACAAGTACGCGCAAAACTCCGATGCCTACTCAGGGGAGACCACCAAATCCAAGAAGAAGCGTAGAACACCGGCATG gtGCGATAGGATCCTGTGGCACGGGAATGGCATAGAACAGCTGCAGTACAGGAGAGGGGAGTCGAGATTTTCCGATCACAGGCCGGTTTGTGCAGTGTTCAGGGCTCAGGTGGAGGCGAGCAGcaaaggcggcggcggcggcgacgccTTATGCCGAAAGGGATATTCCGGCGTCTACTCGAGGATGCCTCTCCACGATATCATACCACGAAGGCACAGCTTCTACGAGTGCTAG
- the LOC122032921 gene encoding pentatricopeptide repeat-containing protein At1g74600, chloroplastic-like, whose amino-acid sequence MRNLLPFASDLVWISPSILNNLLRLQIHAAHPPPSPFPICASVLRAHIHTLLSTGTAPGAPATASNSDIHAASPPSGKSCTSGGVRDARCMFDEMPQRDSSIAGFCRMRSSGLRPDQFTYRHAVSACATSLNLGLAEQLYALVIKDGFCSDGYVCSRLIDVFSAHGRLDDALGVLWQGAARNVVCWNMIITGAVRNGEIYLALYLFRLMVDFCNPNPFTLSSILCACASSGKLEAGEAAHGWAIKNDAVADVFVATAIVDMYVKCGVMDAAMRQFSSIAIRNVVTWTAVISGFVQKGEFVDALLLFKQMLSSGIEINKFTLTSVLLACSKSSTAMETDQVHCLIMKKGLHVDFEVKDALLRTYGKFGYITYVNRVFEETGTVQSASTWSALVCSLAENKCLIRSMQLFCWMFSEGLKPDKNCCSCILSIVDHVDFGRQIHSYSIKFGGVHDTLLGNALFTMYSKCGSLEESYQFFMTIKEKDRISFTSMISGFVGYGHTDEAFQLFRDMMEEKVIPDNMTISSILMACHGEYSLTKGKELHGYALRNGFLIDPPLGSALVSMYLQCKRPVLAKQVFDGVSPKDQVMWSSLVSGFASNGYSEEALMELPCLVSAGFEVDQYACSSLLRVCTNLWRPSIGEQLHALSLKRNTISCILVSSAFLTLYAKIGRIDDSCRIFNETEDPDVVMWTSIVDAYARHGNGIQALEMFRLMKENGVRPDLVTFVSVLSACSRNGLVEEGFRHFNSMSSDYGIRPESHHFACMVDLLGRSGRLKEVASFISMMPFKPDLLVWSTLLGACKLHGDVQLGNLAAKEILELEPQDSATLVSLSNISAELGDWEHVTMIRSPMKGTRLKKEPGWSVT is encoded by the coding sequence ATGCGAAATCTACTCCCGTTTGCTTCCGATCTCGTCTGGATTTCTCCTAGTATCTTGAATAACCTTCTCCGCCTCCAAATCCACGCGGCACATCCTCCTCCATCGCCCTTCCCAATCTGTGCTTCCGTTCTCCGCGCACATATTCATACGCTGCTGTCCACCGGCACGGCGCCTGGGGCCCCTGCCACCGCCTCGAACTCGGATATCCATGCAGCGAGTCCTCCTTCTGGCAAGAGCTGCACTTCTGGCGGCGTGCGGGACGCTCGGTGCATGTTCGACGAAATGCCCCAGCGGGACAGCTCTATCGCGGGCTTCTGCCGCATGCGCTCTTCAGGTTTGCGTCCCGATCAATTCACGTACAGGCATGCGGTCTCGGCCTGTGCTACCTCCCtgaaccttggtttggccgagcAGCTCTATGCTTTAGTGATCAAAGACGGGTTTTGTTCAGATGGATACGTTTGTTCCAGGCTCATTGACGTCTTCTCCGCGCATGGTCGTCTAGACGATGCTCTAGGGGTATTATGGCAGGGTGCCGCCAGAAATGTCGTGTGTTGGAACATGATCATCACTGGTGCAGTGCGAAATGGCGAGATTTACTTGGCATTGTATCTTTTCCGTCTGATGGTGGACTTTTGCAATCCAAATCCTTTTACGTTGTCAAGTATCTTATGTGCGTGTGCTTCTTCTGGGAAACTAGAAGCAGGTGAAGCTGCACATGGTTGGGCGATTAAGAATGATGCTGTTGCTGATGTGTTTGTCGCCACGGCGATCGTCGACATGTATGTGAAATGTGGAGTTATGGATGCGGCCATGCGGCAATTCTCGTCCATAGCAATCCGCAATGTGGTTACTTGGACAGCAGTTATTTCTGGTTTTGTCCAGAAGGGTGAGTTCGTAGATGCATTGTTACTTTTCAAACAAATGTTGTCTTCAGGCATTGAGATTAACAAGTTTACTCTGACAAGTGTACTACTTGCCTGCTCTAAATCCTCTACGGCAATGGAGACAGACCAAGTACATTGCTTGATTATGAAGAAAGGCTTGCATGTTGATTTTGAGGTAAAAGATGCGTTGCTCAGAACATATGGGAAATTTGGATATATTACGTATGTCAATAGGGTTTTTGAAGAGACAGGTACAGTGCAAAGTGCTTCCACTTGGTCAGCTTTGGTCTGCAGCCTTGCTGAAAACAAATGCTTGATAAGATCAATGCAGCTCTTCTGCTGGATGTTTAGTGAAGGTCTTAAACCTGACAAGAATTGCTGCTCTTGCATCCTAAGTATAGTTGACCATGTTGATTTTGGAAGGCAAATACACTCATATTCTATAAAATTTGGAGGCGTCCATGATACTCTTCTTGGAAACGCACTTTTCACCATGTATTCCAAATGTGGTAGCCTAGAAGAAAGCTATCAATTTTTTATGACCATAAAGGAAAAAGACAGAATTTCTTTTACATCTATGATTTCTGGTTTTGTAGGATATGGTCACACAGATGAAGCATTCCAGTTGTTCAGAGACATGATGGAGGAAAAGGTTATACCAGATAACATGACTATATCTTCCATTCTTATGGCTTGCCATGGTGAATATTCCTTGACCAAAGGAAAGGAGCTTCATGGATATGCTCTTCGTAATGGGTTCCTCATTGATCCACCTCTTGGTAGTGCGCTAGTCTCAATGTATTTGCAATGCAAAAGACCAGTATTAGCCAAACAAGTCTTTGATGGAGTCTCACCAAAAGACCAGGTAATGTGGTCTTCCTTAGTCTCAGGCTTTGCTTCAAATGGTTATAGTGAGGAAGCACTTATGGAACTTCCATGCTTAGTCAGTGCTGGCTTTGAGGTTGATCAATATGCATGCTCATCCCTTCTTAGAGTTTGTACAAATTTGTGGAGACCAAGTATCGGTGAGCAATTGCATGCTCTGTCACTTAAAAGAAACACTATTTCTTGTATATTGGTCAGTAGTGCATTCTTGACACTATATGCAAAAATTGGTAGAATTGACGATTCTTGTAGAATTTTTAATGAGACTGAAGACCCTGATGTAGTCATGTGGACATCCATAGTTGATGCATATGCTCGGCATGGGAATGGCATTCAAGCTCTTGAAATGTTTCGACTGATGAAAGAAAATGGGGTCAGGCCTGATCTTGTGACATTTGTTAGCGTCTTGTCTGCCTGTAGTCGTAATGGTTTAGTGGAAGAAGGCTTTCGCCATTTCAACTCTATGAGCTCTGATTACGGGATTAGACCAGAATCACATCACTTTGCTTGTATGGTTGATTTACTTGGTCGTTCTGGAAGGCTCAAAGAAGTGGCAAGTTTTATCAGTATGATGCCTTTCAAACCTGATCTACTGGTATGGAGCACATTGCTCGGTGCTTGTAAACTCCATGGAGACGTTCAGTTAGGAAATTTGGCTGCAAAGGAAATTCTTGAACTGGAACCTCAAGATTCTGCAACTCTTGTTTCTTTGTCGAATATATCTGCTGAGTTAGGAGATTGGGAACATGTTACTATGATAAGAAGCCCAATGAAGGGAACTAGACTAAAGAAGGAACCTGGCTGGAGTGTAACCTAA
- the LOC122032923 gene encoding chlorophyll a-b binding protein CP24 10A, chloroplastic-like: protein MAMASTSAAVVLQGLSTPFVSGSRTLLNATIGGRSSAVSSRRLIVVAAAAPKKSWLPGVRGGGNLVDPEWLDGSLPGDYGFDPLGLGKDPAFLKWYREAELIHGRWAMAAVVGIFVGQAWSGVPWFEAGADPGAIAPFSFGTLLGTQLLLMGWVESKRWVDFFNPDSQSVEWATPWSRTAENFANATGEQGYPGGKFFDPLGLAGTIKDGEYVPDFEKLERLKLAEIKHARIAMLAMLIFYFEAGQGKTPLGALGL, encoded by the exons ATGGCCATGGCTTCCACCTCTGCCGCGGTCGTCCTCCAAGGCCTGTCCACCCCCTTCGTCTCCGGCTCCCGGACTCTCCTCAACGCCACAATCGGCGGGAGGTCCTCCGCGGTTTCGTCTCGTCGGCTCATCGTCGTCGCGGCCGCCGCCCCCAAGAAGTCCTGGCTCCCCGGCGTCAGGGGCGGTGGCAACTTAGTCGACCCAGAGTGGCTCGATGGCTC GTTGCCGGGGGACTACGGGTTCGATCCGCTGGGGCTGGGGAAGGACCCCGCGTTCCTGAAGTGGTACAGGGAGGCGGAGCTGATCCACGGGCGGTGGGCCATGGCGGCGGTGGTGGGCATCTTCGTGGGGCAGGCGTGGAGCGGCGTGCCGTGGTTCGAGGCCGGCGCTGACCCGGGCGCCATCGCGCCTTTCTCCTTCGGCACCCTCCTCGGTACCCAGCTCCTCCTCATGGGGTGGGTCGAATCCAAGCGGTGGGTCGACTTCTTCAACCCGGACTCGCAGTCCGTGGAGTGGGCCACGCCATGGTCGCGAACCGCCGAGAACTTCGCCAATGCCACGGGCGAACAGGGCTACCCCGGCGGCAAGTTCTTCGACCCCCTCGGCCTCGCCGGCACCATCAAGGACGGCGAGTACGTGCCCGACTTCGAGAAGCTGGAGCGGCTCAAGCTGGCCGAGATCAAGCACGCCAGGATCGCCATGCTTGCCATGCTCATATTCTACTTTGAGGCCGGACAGGGCAAGACCCCACTTGGTGCACTGGGATTGTAA